Proteins encoded by one window of Salicibibacter halophilus:
- a CDS encoding acetyl-CoA carboxylase biotin carboxyl carrier protein subunit, giving the protein MAKIEASMAGNLWKVLKQEGDAVEAGEEVAILESMKMEIPVEAEAAGKIKAVMKAEGEFIDEGEALFEIE; this is encoded by the coding sequence ATGGCAAAGATTGAAGCAAGCATGGCAGGTAATTTATGGAAGGTTCTAAAGCAAGAAGGAGATGCAGTTGAGGCCGGCGAAGAGGTTGCGATTCTTGAATCCATGAAAATGGAAATCCCCGTTGAGGCAGAAGCGGCCGGTAAGATTAAAGCTGTCATGAAAGCAGAAGGAGAGTTTATTGATGAAGGAGAAGCTTTATTTGAAATTGAATAA
- a CDS encoding enoyl-CoA hydratase-related protein, translating to MTDLIRSENLGRGIVLLRLNRPDAANALSRPMIEALQGQLQKIKEDKNTYVVVIAAAGNRVFSAGADLKERSGMSEDEVIAVVGNIKALANEVASMPQPVIAALNGSALGGGLELALACDIRIGANESKYGLPETTLAIIPGAGGTQRLARLIGSGKAKTLIYSGRLLRGKEAEEYGILEYSASLDTVEDEALALANTMAENGPVALREAKKAIDEGLDTQLSTGLEVETAAYKKTVPTTDRLEGIQAFKEKRSPVYKGK from the coding sequence ATGACTGACCTGATTCGTTCAGAAAATCTGGGCCGAGGAATCGTTCTGCTCAGGCTTAATCGTCCGGATGCTGCCAATGCATTATCCCGTCCGATGATTGAAGCGTTACAAGGGCAATTGCAGAAAATAAAAGAAGACAAAAATACGTATGTCGTTGTAATCGCGGCCGCGGGCAATCGCGTGTTTAGCGCGGGAGCTGATTTGAAAGAACGGTCAGGAATGAGTGAAGACGAGGTTATCGCGGTGGTAGGGAATATTAAAGCTTTGGCAAATGAAGTGGCTTCCATGCCGCAGCCAGTCATAGCGGCATTGAACGGCAGCGCTCTCGGCGGAGGTCTTGAACTCGCGCTCGCCTGTGATATTCGCATCGGAGCAAATGAAAGCAAATATGGCCTGCCGGAAACGACGCTCGCCATTATCCCCGGTGCCGGTGGCACCCAACGGTTAGCGAGGTTAATTGGGTCCGGGAAAGCGAAAACATTGATTTACAGCGGCCGTTTGCTTCGAGGCAAAGAAGCAGAGGAGTATGGGATACTGGAATACAGTGCGTCGCTTGACACGGTAGAGGATGAAGCGCTCGCGCTTGCGAATACAATGGCCGAAAATGGACCGGTTGCCTTGCGAGAAGCAAAAAAAGCGATCGATGAAGGCCTGGATACACAGTTATCCACAGGATTGGAGGTTGAAACGGCTGCCTATAAAAAAACCGTGCCGACCACCGATCGTTTAGAAGGGATCCAGGCATTTAAAGAGAAACGATCACCGGTTTATAAAGGGAAGTAA
- a CDS encoding acyl-CoA carboxylase subunit beta, with the protein MTEHNYKTIVEEIEQGGPERYHKSNEDKGKYFVRERLRMLLDDGTYTLEDGKFANVQAGDLPADGVITGIGTIHGQQICFMANDSTVKAGSWGARTVEKIIRIQEQAENLRCPMFYLVDSAGARITDQVEMFPGRRGAGRIFHNQVHLSGQIPQVCLLFGPSAAGGAYIPAFCDVVIMVQENASMYLGSPRMAEMVIGEQVSLEEMGGAEMHCSVSGCGDVLAVDEPDAIEKARQYLSYFPDNYREKTKSVAAKAPITGDRDLADLIPANQNAPFDMYKFIEKLIDEDSFFEIKRLFAPELVTGLARMNGEVVGIIANQPKAKGGVLFHDSADKAARFINLCDAFNIPLLFLADVPGFMIGTKVERAGIIRHGAKMISAMSSATVPKISVIVRKAYGAGLYAMAGPAFEPDYCVALPTAQIAVMGPEAAVNAVYANKIAELPEEERSAYISEKRKEYQENIDIYRLGSELVVDDIIEPAHLRQTLVSRFQAYAKKQMLPPDKKHNVDPV; encoded by the coding sequence ATGACAGAACATAATTATAAAACCATTGTGGAAGAAATTGAACAAGGCGGGCCTGAACGATATCACAAAAGCAATGAAGATAAAGGGAAATATTTTGTGAGGGAACGTTTGCGTATGCTTTTGGATGATGGCACGTATACGCTCGAAGACGGGAAATTCGCGAATGTTCAAGCCGGAGATTTACCGGCGGACGGGGTAATTACCGGTATTGGAACGATTCATGGCCAACAAATATGCTTTATGGCCAATGATTCCACCGTTAAAGCTGGCTCATGGGGTGCCCGTACTGTTGAAAAAATCATTCGTATACAGGAACAGGCCGAAAACCTTCGCTGTCCGATGTTCTACCTCGTTGATTCAGCCGGGGCACGCATTACGGATCAAGTCGAAATGTTTCCCGGGCGGCGGGGTGCAGGTCGGATTTTCCATAATCAAGTACATTTATCCGGTCAAATACCGCAAGTCTGTCTGCTCTTCGGCCCTTCGGCTGCCGGCGGTGCTTATATTCCCGCGTTTTGCGATGTGGTTATCATGGTGCAGGAAAACGCGTCCATGTACTTGGGCTCCCCGCGTATGGCGGAAATGGTGATCGGCGAGCAGGTCAGTTTGGAGGAAATGGGCGGTGCAGAGATGCATTGCAGCGTTTCCGGATGCGGGGACGTTCTTGCTGTTGATGAACCCGATGCAATAGAGAAAGCACGGCAATACCTTTCTTATTTTCCTGATAACTACCGTGAAAAAACAAAATCCGTGGCTGCGAAAGCGCCGATTACCGGAGACAGAGATTTGGCCGATCTGATTCCGGCAAACCAAAATGCTCCATTTGATATGTATAAATTTATTGAAAAATTAATTGATGAAGACAGCTTTTTTGAAATCAAGCGTTTATTTGCACCGGAATTAGTCACGGGGTTGGCGCGAATGAACGGAGAAGTGGTCGGGATCATCGCTAATCAACCAAAAGCAAAAGGCGGAGTTCTTTTTCACGATTCCGCAGACAAAGCGGCGCGTTTCATAAATCTCTGTGATGCCTTTAATATTCCGTTGCTTTTCCTCGCGGACGTGCCTGGCTTCATGATCGGCACGAAGGTTGAGCGAGCCGGCATTATTCGGCACGGAGCTAAAATGATCTCGGCCATGTCAAGCGCCACAGTGCCGAAAATATCCGTCATCGTGCGAAAGGCTTATGGCGCGGGCCTATACGCCATGGCCGGTCCTGCCTTCGAACCCGATTATTGCGTGGCGCTTCCGACGGCGCAAATCGCTGTCATGGGGCCGGAGGCAGCGGTTAATGCGGTTTATGCCAACAAGATCGCCGAATTGCCTGAAGAAGAAAGGAGCGCATACATTTCAGAGAAACGCAAAGAGTATCAAGAAAACATTGATATTTATCGTTTGGGCTCCGAACTTGTCGTAGATGACATCATTGAACCTGCTCATTTAAGGCAGACACTCGTTTCTAGATTTCAGGCATATGCAAAGAAGCAAATGCTCCCCCCGGACAAAAAGCATAACGTTGACCCGGTTTAA
- a CDS encoding alpha/beta-type small acid-soluble spore protein translates to MASNNSNQLVVPGVDQALDQMKYEIAQEFNVQLGGESTSRSNGSVGGEITKRLVQMAEQQMNGYQR, encoded by the coding sequence ATGGCAAGCAATAATTCAAACCAACTTGTTGTACCTGGCGTTGATCAGGCACTCGATCAAATGAAATATGAAATTGCACAAGAGTTCAATGTGCAGCTTGGTGGCGAATCCACATCAAGATCTAACGGTTCTGTAGGTGGAGAAATCACTAAGCGTTTGGTTCAGATGGCTGAACAACAAATGAACGGCTATCAACGGTAA
- a CDS encoding DUF5342 family protein codes for MLTHFQFKTLKDNWIRKEWKISFFYRGKHCAGIYAQDGTINWNNKPPEEDLKKVEMEVHDLMLYHVYEDHHPG; via the coding sequence TTGCTTACACATTTTCAATTCAAAACACTGAAAGATAATTGGATTAGAAAAGAATGGAAAATTTCTTTTTTTTACAGAGGAAAACATTGCGCAGGAATATATGCACAAGATGGGACCATTAATTGGAATAATAAACCACCTGAAGAGGATTTGAAAAAGGTAGAAATGGAAGTTCACGACTTAATGCTTTATCATGTATATGAAGACCACCACCCCGGATAA
- a CDS encoding DUF445 family protein, protein MNGWLLLALTAILAAFIGFITNVIAVSMLFRPRKSIFIGNWRLPFTPGLIPKRHEDIAHHLGRIVMEHLLTVEGLQGRLTEQRFQNEVNTWVKEGAKKWLSNEERSLQEIAEHYGSWTEPHQTVEERLKKAVNDRIDVYWQDMQTQTIEQIIPDDWSQNGRDFIPIVAHGILERLRTYLYSKEGKAQVQRIIQTFIQRRGSIIQMLDSFVRTEKMVERVYPEVVDALTSPDIENWLQKKLHEEYDKVMEKKGTDILSEERVEHYRLALTDIVMNEIPIEDVFHKPVNEWAEKIDFIYVDQISDSVIQQAGRFLEVNMSGILKSLRLDHIVSEQVKAFPLARLEEIVVNISNRELRMIKILGGILGGTIGIVQGLLILLLV, encoded by the coding sequence ATGAACGGTTGGTTGCTTTTAGCATTGACCGCTATATTGGCGGCCTTTATAGGATTTATAACGAATGTGATTGCCGTTTCCATGCTCTTTCGCCCACGAAAATCCATTTTTATTGGGAATTGGCGATTGCCGTTTACACCGGGTTTAATCCCTAAGCGTCACGAGGACATCGCCCACCATCTGGGAAGAATTGTAATGGAACATTTGTTAACGGTGGAAGGTTTGCAAGGACGATTAACCGAACAGCGATTTCAAAACGAGGTAAACACTTGGGTGAAAGAAGGGGCAAAAAAGTGGTTGTCGAACGAAGAACGCTCACTCCAAGAAATAGCGGAACATTACGGGTCATGGACCGAGCCCCATCAGACAGTGGAAGAACGCCTGAAAAAGGCGGTAAATGATCGTATCGATGTTTATTGGCAGGACATGCAAACGCAGACGATAGAACAGATCATCCCTGATGATTGGAGCCAAAATGGGAGGGATTTCATCCCGATAGTTGCTCATGGGATCCTGGAGCGCTTGCGTACTTATCTCTATTCAAAAGAGGGGAAAGCACAAGTACAAAGAATTATACAGACATTTATTCAACGGCGTGGTTCGATCATTCAAATGTTGGACTCGTTTGTGCGAACGGAAAAGATGGTAGAGCGTGTGTACCCAGAGGTTGTAGATGCGTTAACATCCCCGGATATTGAGAATTGGTTACAAAAAAAGCTTCATGAAGAGTATGACAAGGTTATGGAGAAAAAAGGAACCGACATTCTTTCCGAGGAAAGGGTGGAGCATTATCGCTTGGCGCTCACCGATATCGTCATGAACGAAATCCCCATCGAGGATGTATTTCACAAGCCGGTAAATGAATGGGCGGAAAAGATCGATTTCATCTACGTAGATCAAATATCCGATTCAGTCATTCAACAAGCCGGACGTTTTTTGGAAGTGAATATGAGCGGAATTCTAAAATCCTTACGCCTGGATCATATCGTAAGTGAACAAGTTAAAGCATTTCCGTTGGCCCGTTTGGAAGAAATCGTCGTCAACATCTCCAACCGGGAATTACGGATGATTAAAATTTTAGGAGGAATCTTGGGAGGGACCATCGGGATTGTCCAGGGATTGCTGATTCTGTTGCTTGTATAA
- a CDS encoding YlbF family regulator, translating into MAENLHDKAQELAQALRESDEFQALQALHEEVEEDDVASRMLSNFRKVQLELQDKQMQGEQPSEEEISQAQKQFEMVQQHEVISKLMEEEQRMSTVIGDMNKIITEPLESLYGTPEDEQNQ; encoded by the coding sequence ATGGCTGAAAATTTACATGATAAGGCACAAGAGTTAGCGCAAGCATTAAGGGAAAGCGATGAGTTTCAGGCTTTGCAAGCTTTGCACGAAGAAGTGGAAGAAGATGATGTTGCAAGCCGAATGCTCTCGAATTTCCGCAAAGTTCAATTGGAGTTGCAGGATAAGCAAATGCAAGGAGAGCAACCCTCGGAAGAGGAAATTAGCCAAGCCCAAAAACAATTTGAAATGGTGCAGCAACATGAAGTCATTTCTAAGCTAATGGAAGAAGAACAGCGAATGAGCACAGTTATCGGTGACATGAATAAAATCATCACGGAACCGCTGGAATCGCTGTACGGGACACCCGAAGATGAGCAAAACCAGTAA
- a CDS encoding HAD-IIB family hydrolase, giving the protein MNYRLLALAVDGAILKDNSRLSRTTKEAIEFVRNKGVYVTLVTHRSYQQANKIAKALRMEHEMICYGGAFIAGRADKPLYAQRMPVEMASDIAFELERFGCQIVVEHENFELTNRLHQPQNLLGRMTVSVSESLFYPQTVVEHMSEHIDLHRISPLRIKVDFDANEEKEAAIDHLESSIPGLSIMEQEGDMPSIHLKLKEANKSATLLYLGSELGIRPEEMVAVAAKTEDEEMLDVVGLGVAMGQSSLHLRKSADWVTRSNDQDGLAYMIKEVFRKQMNVSQNP; this is encoded by the coding sequence TTGAACTATCGGCTACTGGCTCTGGCTGTTGATGGGGCCATTTTAAAAGACAACAGCCGGTTATCAAGAACAACGAAGGAAGCGATTGAATTTGTGCGGAATAAAGGAGTTTATGTAACCCTCGTTACTCATCGCTCCTATCAGCAAGCGAATAAAATCGCGAAGGCGTTGAGAATGGAACACGAAATGATCTGTTACGGAGGAGCTTTTATCGCCGGGCGGGCAGATAAACCGCTCTATGCTCAGCGAATGCCGGTGGAAATGGCAAGTGATATAGCTTTTGAGTTGGAACGTTTTGGATGCCAGATTGTTGTTGAACATGAAAATTTTGAGCTCACAAATCGACTGCACCAACCGCAAAATCTGCTCGGGAGAATGACGGTCAGCGTGAGTGAATCTTTATTTTATCCACAGACGGTTGTTGAACATATGAGCGAACACATTGATTTGCATCGCATATCACCGCTGCGAATAAAAGTTGATTTTGATGCCAATGAAGAAAAAGAAGCAGCGATTGATCATCTAGAAAGTAGTATCCCGGGATTAAGCATTATGGAACAAGAAGGGGATATGCCTTCCATTCATTTGAAGCTGAAGGAAGCAAACAAGTCAGCAACATTGCTTTATCTTGGCAGCGAACTTGGCATTCGTCCCGAGGAAATGGTCGCGGTGGCGGCAAAGACGGAAGATGAAGAAATGCTGGATGTTGTCGGTTTGGGTGTAGCCATGGGGCAATCATCCCTTCATCTGCGGAAAAGCGCGGATTGGGTGACGCGGTCAAATGATCAGGATGGGCTTGCTTATATGATCAAAGAAGTCTTTAGAAAACAAATGAATGTATCCCAAAACCCTTAA
- a CDS encoding YhzD family protein: MDYALTVFDKSGELLLNESYTFDTDQEAIDHGRERLQEESYMKTTHRLVRSGELLLFYR, encoded by the coding sequence ATGGATTATGCATTGACTGTCTTTGATAAAAGCGGGGAACTGTTGCTCAATGAATCTTATACGTTCGATACAGACCAAGAAGCCATTGATCATGGCCGAGAGCGTTTACAGGAAGAATCTTACATGAAAACAACGCATCGTCTCGTGCGTTCCGGAGAATTGTTATTATTTTATCGTTAA
- a CDS encoding ABC transporter ATP-binding protein translates to MVLRMENVTKRFGAKTAVDHLSLHIDSGEMFGMLGANGAGKTTTFRMMIGLFEPNDGEVSWNGIAPQSLEARTIGYLPEERGLYPKLKVMEQMIYLGRLRGLSKQEAVAEVDAWLERFHIPHYRKAKVENLSKGNQQKIQFIAAVLHRPQLLILDEPFSGLDPINVDLLKKAVVNLKNDGTTIVFSSHDMKHVESLCENLCIMNEGKPVVHGKLSDIKRTYEKRKLHIRADFSLSFLENFDGVLQMTNGAEETTLELRDETVAEAIFGQLRDLGYVRHFSVEEPTLHDIFIEKVGQPYA, encoded by the coding sequence ATGGTTTTGCGAATGGAGAACGTTACGAAAAGATTTGGAGCAAAAACAGCGGTCGATCATTTATCTTTACATATAGACTCCGGTGAAATGTTTGGAATGTTAGGGGCAAACGGCGCCGGAAAAACAACAACGTTTCGCATGATGATCGGTTTATTTGAACCTAATGACGGTGAAGTTTCCTGGAACGGCATTGCTCCTCAATCTCTAGAGGCGCGTACGATTGGTTATTTGCCGGAAGAAAGGGGTTTATACCCAAAACTGAAAGTGATGGAGCAGATGATCTATCTCGGCCGTTTGCGTGGCCTTTCCAAGCAAGAAGCTGTTGCTGAAGTGGATGCCTGGTTGGAGCGTTTTCACATTCCCCATTATCGGAAAGCCAAAGTGGAAAACCTTTCAAAAGGGAATCAACAAAAAATACAGTTCATTGCTGCTGTTTTGCATCGTCCACAGCTCTTGATTTTGGACGAGCCTTTTAGCGGTTTGGACCCCATTAACGTTGATCTGTTGAAAAAAGCGGTGGTAAATCTCAAAAATGACGGGACAACCATCGTTTTCTCCAGTCACGATATGAAGCATGTGGAATCCCTTTGTGAAAATCTTTGTATCATGAATGAAGGAAAACCGGTGGTCCATGGAAAATTAAGTGACATCAAACGTACATACGAAAAACGCAAACTTCATATTCGCGCGGATTTTTCGCTCTCCTTTTTGGAGAACTTCGACGGTGTGCTGCAAATGACCAATGGCGCCGAGGAGACAACGCTTGAGCTTCGTGATGAAACGGTAGCCGAAGCGATCTTTGGCCAGCTCCGGGATCTTGGATATGTGCGACATTTTTCCGTGGAAGAGCCAACGCTGCATGATATTTTCATCGAGAAAGTGGGCCAACCATATGCGTAA
- a CDS encoding ABC transporter permease — translation MRKMLIVLAHTYWTKIKSKTFLFTTLMMAVFMLVFLNLNNIIQFFDGDASEQAYDVLIMDESGGLYEPLAEEIESGSGQITANEASPEEEEDAENAVMEGHYDAYLQVDGQADDIEGHFYAPTINETFLPSQLQSALQNVREGQIADVLQIEEEELEALNEPVPFGQTALDETARSEAELNQARLLVNILLFLIYFSVLFLGNMIASEVATEKSSRVMELLISSASPVQQMFGKIIGVGLIGLTQYTLIFMVAVLSFAQFVGIDPPTDPGGMMEQQEMFAVDGPVFSLELFLFAFLFFILGYLLYATLAAMLGSIVTRIEDVGQAVGPMNMLVILALMISVFSMGNPSATIVTVTSYIPFFTPMIMFLRVGMGEAAIWEVLLSAGIMVVTIALLTIIAAKVYRGGVLLYNQTRMWKSLKQALLLSKKTP, via the coding sequence ATGCGTAAAATGCTAATCGTGCTAGCCCATACATATTGGACAAAAATTAAATCGAAAACGTTTCTGTTTACGACATTAATGATGGCAGTGTTTATGCTCGTGTTTTTGAATTTGAATAATATCATTCAGTTTTTTGACGGGGATGCATCAGAGCAAGCATACGATGTTCTGATTATGGATGAAAGCGGCGGCCTGTATGAACCGTTGGCAGAAGAAATAGAGAGCGGAAGCGGCCAAATCACGGCAAATGAAGCCTCGCCAGAGGAGGAAGAAGATGCTGAAAACGCTGTGATGGAAGGCCACTATGATGCTTATTTGCAAGTGGACGGACAAGCGGATGACATTGAGGGGCACTTTTACGCGCCAACGATCAATGAAACGTTTCTTCCTTCGCAACTGCAATCTGCCCTCCAGAATGTAAGGGAAGGGCAAATTGCGGATGTTTTGCAAATTGAAGAAGAAGAACTGGAAGCGCTGAATGAACCGGTGCCGTTTGGACAAACAGCGTTGGATGAAACCGCGCGCTCGGAGGCGGAACTCAATCAGGCGCGTTTGCTTGTGAATATATTGCTGTTTCTCATCTATTTTTCCGTTCTTTTTCTCGGAAATATGATCGCTTCGGAAGTTGCCACTGAAAAATCATCAAGAGTGATGGAGCTCTTAATCTCGAGTGCTTCCCCCGTTCAGCAAATGTTTGGGAAAATCATCGGCGTCGGTTTGATCGGACTAACGCAGTATACACTGATTTTTATGGTTGCGGTCCTATCGTTTGCCCAATTTGTCGGGATAGACCCGCCCACGGACCCAGGCGGAATGATGGAGCAACAAGAGATGTTTGCGGTGGACGGTCCGGTTTTTTCATTAGAGCTTTTTCTGTTTGCGTTTTTGTTTTTTATCCTCGGATATTTATTGTACGCGACGCTTGCAGCCATGCTAGGTTCCATCGTCACCCGCATCGAGGACGTGGGGCAGGCGGTAGGACCGATGAATATGCTCGTCATATTGGCACTTATGATTTCCGTTTTTAGCATGGGGAACCCAAGTGCAACGATTGTAACCGTCACCTCCTATATCCCGTTTTTTACGCCAATGATCATGTTTTTGCGCGTCGGAATGGGAGAAGCCGCAATCTGGGAGGTGCTCCTCTCGGCAGGTATCATGGTTGTTACGATCGCGTTGTTAACGATTATCGCTGCGAAAGTATACCGCGGCGGTGTGCTGCTGTATAACCAGACGCGTATGTGGAAGAGCTTGAAACAGGCGTTATTGCTTTCAAAAAAAACACCTTGA
- the yidC gene encoding membrane protein insertase YidC: MKKKHIVGLFVILMIGALLAGCGMDRAPITSESEGIWDHFFVFPLSWLIIQTAEMFQGSYGLAIMAMTVAIRLLLLPLFLKQHKSSRAMQKLRPEIEQLRTQYDMKNPDEQKKMQQEMISLYQRSGINPVAGCLPMFIQMPILMAFYFAIVRTEEIATHSFLWMDLGNPDPYMIMPLLAGFGMFLQMQLSTRGMPSEVAGQMKMMLYIMPVMIVGAGFALPSALSLYWFTGSIFMIVQTWMINRNERKAERAEQPVSEVD; this comes from the coding sequence TTGAAAAAAAAGCATATCGTAGGATTGTTCGTCATCTTAATGATCGGTGCCTTGCTTGCCGGTTGCGGGATGGATCGTGCCCCCATTACTTCTGAAAGCGAGGGTATCTGGGATCATTTTTTTGTGTTTCCGTTGTCTTGGTTAATCATACAAACCGCTGAAATGTTTCAAGGGAGTTATGGACTGGCGATTATGGCAATGACTGTCGCCATTAGACTTTTGTTACTCCCGTTATTTTTAAAGCAGCATAAAAGCAGTAGAGCGATGCAAAAACTCCGCCCCGAGATTGAGCAGTTAAGAACGCAATATGATATGAAAAACCCTGATGAGCAGAAAAAAATGCAGCAAGAAATGATCAGTCTTTACCAAAGGAGCGGGATAAACCCAGTTGCGGGCTGCTTGCCGATGTTCATTCAAATGCCGATATTAATGGCTTTTTATTTTGCGATTGTCCGTACGGAAGAAATCGCGACGCACAGTTTTTTATGGATGGATCTCGGTAACCCTGACCCGTACATGATCATGCCTTTGCTTGCCGGTTTCGGCATGTTTTTGCAAATGCAATTAAGCACTCGCGGCATGCCTTCGGAAGTGGCCGGACAAATGAAGATGATGCTATATATCATGCCGGTCATGATCGTCGGTGCAGGGTTTGCGCTGCCTTCAGCGTTGTCGCTTTATTGGTTCACGGGAAGCATTTTCATGATTGTGCAGACATGGATGATCAATCGAAACGAACGCAAAGCAGAGCGGGCAGAACAACCCGTCAGCGAGGTTGATTAG
- a CDS encoding response regulator transcription factor produces MSYTIYLVEDEENLSEALQAYMEKEGWTVKLFQDGDKAQEAVEERPHLWVLDIMLPGTDGYQILKTIREVQGDIPVIFISARDQDLDRVLGLEMGSDDYISKPFLPQELIIRVKKLLTRVYGSESEENKKVDLNDYTIDPEARTVIDEQNERQIVDLTTKEMDLILLLTVQVGKALSREDIIEEVWGENYYGSERAVDDVVRRVRKKMPRIHLETLYGYGYRILSS; encoded by the coding sequence ATGAGTTATACGATTTATCTTGTTGAAGATGAAGAGAACTTGTCAGAGGCGCTGCAAGCGTATATGGAAAAAGAAGGATGGACGGTAAAACTGTTTCAAGACGGTGACAAGGCGCAGGAAGCAGTAGAGGAAAGGCCCCATTTATGGGTGCTTGACATTATGCTGCCGGGGACAGACGGGTATCAAATTCTAAAAACAATACGCGAAGTCCAAGGGGATATTCCCGTTATTTTTATTTCTGCCAGGGACCAGGATTTGGATCGGGTGCTTGGACTGGAGATGGGGAGCGATGATTACATATCCAAGCCGTTTTTGCCGCAAGAACTGATTATTCGTGTCAAAAAATTGTTGACCCGTGTGTATGGTTCCGAATCCGAAGAAAACAAGAAAGTTGATTTAAACGATTATACGATCGATCCGGAGGCCCGGACGGTCATTGATGAGCAAAATGAGAGGCAAATCGTGGATTTGACGACAAAAGAAATGGACCTCATTTTGTTATTGACAGTTCAAGTGGGAAAAGCCCTTTCCCGTGAAGATATTATCGAGGAAGTGTGGGGAGAAAATTACTATGGTTCGGAACGTGCCGTTGACGATGTTGTGCGGAGGGTGCGTAAAAAAATGCCTCGCATCCATCTTGAAACATTATATGGGTATGGGTATAGGATTCTATCGTCATGA